AAGGAATTTTGTAATGAAATAATTCTCCATGGAAATAGACAACAGTTGAAGAGAGAAGAAAAAGTGCAATTAACCGGGGAAGGATTTCTGGCAATACAGAGCCTCGCCATACAAAGAGCATCCTGAACCAGTTGAGTTTTTTTCTGATGATCATTTTAAATTCAGCGACTCTTAATTATTTCGTTTTGGAATCCAGCATTTCAATTTCAGAAGTATTTTTTATTTCTCCCATCACAAATAAACTGTGGGAACTTCCGATATTTTCCAGCGATCCAAGTTTTTGCATCAGGAAATGCTGATACTGCGACATATCATTCACAACGATTTTTAACAGAAAATCATAATCTCCTGAAATATTAAAACATTCCATTACTTCCGGCATTGCCAAAACCGCTTTGACAAACTTTTCACCCATCGTCAATGAGTGTTCTTTCAGAGCGATGTTACAAAAAACCATCAGTTTTTTGCCAACTTTTTCACGATCAACCAGCGCAACATATTTTTTGATTATGCCTTCTTTTTCCAGTCGCCGTATACGCTCATATACAGGTGTGTATGAAAGATTTAATTTTTCTGACAATTCACGCGTTTTCAACGTAGCATCCTGTTGCAGATAGTGGAGTATTTTGCAATCCGTATCGTCCAGATTATACATAGATAGATTATCTTTACAATTCCATTTTTTACTTCAAATGTAGATAAATAATTTACCCGATGCTGAAAAAGCAGACTAAGCGTCTATTTTTTTTCAATTTTTTGAATAAAACATCTATCAACGTAAATTTGTATTGTGGATTTCCTGCGGCCAGCGTCGTATGAAGTTTTGCAGATTAAGAAAATGGCGAAATTATTTTTTCGGACTACGATTAAGATATAATGATAACAGCTCAGAAGTTTGACATTCGTGAAATATTGAAAGAACGTATTCTTGTGCTTGATGGTGCAATGGGTACGATGATTCAGCGCTATAAATTAGAAGATTACGATTACAGCGGAGAAAGATTCAAGGATTGGGGTCATGATGTGAAAGGTAATAATGATTTGCTTTCATTAACGCGCCCTGATGTGATCAAGGAAATTCACGCCGCTTATTTTGAAGCCGGTGCGGATATCGCTGAAACAAATACATTTTCAGGAACGACCATTGCCATGGCAGATTATGGTATGGAAGAACTGGTTTACGAATTAAATTT
The nucleotide sequence above comes from Dyadobacter subterraneus. Encoded proteins:
- a CDS encoding Lrp/AsnC family transcriptional regulator; the protein is MYNLDDTDCKILHYLQQDATLKTRELSEKLNLSYTPVYERIRRLEKEGIIKKYVALVDREKVGKKLMVFCNIALKEHSLTMGEKFVKAVLAMPEVMECFNISGDYDFLLKIVVNDMSQYQHFLMQKLGSLENIGSSHSLFVMGEIKNTSEIEMLDSKTK